Below is a genomic region from Pseudanabaena yagii GIHE-NHR1.
GGTTTAAAGCTAGGCGAGCAGCGCGGACTGGTCAAAGGACAAGCTACGATGCTGCTGCGACTGTTCAATCGCAAGTTTGGACAGATTAGCCCAAGTTTGCGGGGCAAGGTAAATAAACTATCGACAAAACAGCTAGAAAATTTAGCCGAAGCATTATTTGACTTAGAGACGATCTCCGACCTAAGTGATTGGCTAAAAACTCAAGGCAAAGGTAAATAGAGGATTTTTGAACCAATACTAAAAAAAGGCAAGGCAGCTAAAGTCTTGCCTTTTTTTTGCCTATGGCTAGCGCCAGTTCTCAAGAACAAACGCATAACAACTGAAAGTTTGCCAAAAGCACAAAATCCTATGTTTGAAATTACCCCAGAAATTGAAGAGCATTTTGATTGTTCTTTACGGATAAAAGCCGAAGCAACAGTAGAGGCGATCGCCCTATCGAAATCCATCCAAATTGGTGAACCAACCCAGCAACTAGAACTAGCCAAAGCATCGGGATGGGGAACCCTCACCGATATCTGGGTGGGAGCGAACCATCAGGGAAACACATGGCAGTACCGATGCTATGAAAGACTTTGCCAACTGCTCACTACCGCCGAAATCCAAGCCGCCAAATCAGCCACTGCCACTGCCTATCAAACGAGTTTTGAAGTCATCCGTGCTATGTGGGACTTACTCACCGCGATCGGATTTACAGGTAGATCGATCCTTGAACCTGCTTGCAATACGCTATCCTTTATGGGTTGCCAGCCTCAGAATATGAGAATTAGATCGCAATAGGTTCTATATTATTTTGTTGGCAAAAGCTAATCAAAGCACTTTTAACTGACTAGCATCATTTATGACTATCTCCAA
It encodes:
- a CDS encoding class I SAM-dependent methyltransferase, with product MFEITPEIEEHFDCSLRIKAEATVEAIALSKSIQIGEPTQQLELAKASGWGTLTDIWVGANHQGNTWQYRCYERLCQLLTTAEIQAAKSATATAYQTSFEVIRAMWDLLTAIGFTGRSILEPACNTLSFMGCQPQNMRIRSQ